Below is a genomic region from Neorhizobium galegae.
ATCGCGATAGGCGTCGAAGATTACCTTCGCTTCGTCGCGGCTGGAGCCATACCCCCAGGCCGTTCCGAAATTGCCTGTCCCGAGCGCAAGCGTCGAGACGCGAAGGCCTGTGCGGCCGAAAACCCTGTAGCGCATTGCCATCTCCCTGAGCGGCTTCCCTACTTCGACGATGATCGTCGGGTGCGGAATCCAATGATTGCCTGCATCCAATCTACCAGCAGACAGTGTTCGGGGTTTGAAGGATCCGATCGAAGCGAGTCGCCGGAGGGTGTTCGCTATGGATTGCGGAACACGGCCGGGCGCTTCCTCAACGGCTAGATGGCTTGCCTCGGCTTCGGTGCACGAAATGCCCCGATGAACCACGATAGTCCAAGCAGCTCTCCGCAAACCCACATGGTTGGAAGCGGAGGCTGGTGACGCCTCGTCGAGATGATCGATTGTTTCAATTTTCGACGTCCGGCGCTCGCTAGAAAAGCTCTCGCAGCAAGTTGTCATTCGTCAAGCACATGCGGCGATGACCGCATCAAAGAGGCCGTCATGAACGAGCAAGCGATTACTTTCACGCCAGAGGCCACGCGACGCGAATTGCTCATGGGCAGCGCCGCCGCAGTCGCCGCAATGGCTTTGCCCAAAACAACATTCGCAGCCACCCAAGCAACGAACGCAAAGGAAGAGGACCAGACCATGCCTTTCATCAAGACCAGCGACGGCACAGAGATCTTCTACAAGGATTGGGGTCCGCACGACGCTCAGGCCATCGTCTTCCATCACGGCTGGCCACTCAGCGCCGACGATTGGGACACCCAGATGATGTTCTTTCTCGAAAAGGGCTACCGTGTCATCGCCCATGACCGCCGCGGCCACGGCCGCTCCACCCAGACGTGGACGGGCAATGAAATGGATACCTATGCCGCCGACGTCGCGGCCTTGACCGATGTGCTCGATCTCAAGGGTGCAGTCCATGTCGGCCACTCGACGGGCGGCGGGGAAGTCGCACATTACGTGGCGCGAGCCAAGCCCGGACGTGTGTCGAAGGCCGTATTGATCGGCGCCGTGCCGCCGATTATGGTGAAGTCGGACAAGAACCCCAGCGGCCTGCCCATCGAAGTGTTCGACGGTTTCCGTGCGGCGCTGGTCGCCAACCGGGCTCAGTTCTTCATCGATGTTCCGGCCGGTCCGTTCTACGGCTTCAACCGGTCGGGAGCCAAGGTCAGCCAGGGGATCATCGACAATTGGTGGCGCCAGGGCATGATGGGGGGCGCCAAGGCTCACTACGACTGCATCAAGGCCTTCTCCGAAACGGATTTCACCGAGGACCTGAAGGCGATCACCGTTCCGACCTACGTGATGCATGGGGACGACGACCAGATCGTCCCCTATGCCGACTCCGCGCCGCTGTCGGCCAAACTACTGAAGAACGGCACGCTCAAGACCTATCCGGGCCTGCCGCACGGGATGTGCACCACCCATCCCGAAATCATCAACGCCGATCTCCTGGCCTTCATCCGCGGCCAGGCTTAACCTCCCGTCGATCGATCCCTGGACCTATTGCCGGGGCGTGCCTTACAAGCCTATCTTCCCGCGTTTTCCTCTACGCTGCACAACCTGGTTGCGCAGCGTAGTCGCCGTTCTCGCGCGTTTACAAGCGCAGCCTGCCAAGCCGATAATCCGATAGCGGTTGTCACCAGCCCTCCGACGGCCAGCTACCGACGCCCGACGCGCACCAAATCCAGCAGGCGGCCTAACTTTTTTTCGCTTTATTTTACTGGCCGGATTCCCCGCCATCGGCAATTCATGCCGAGAAAGAGAACTCAGCCAGTGAAGACTTCTGATGAACGTGACTGTGGAAGAAATTGCCGCCTTGCTGGGTGCAACCCGCCAACTGGTCCGAATTGATCCGCGGGCAGCGGAGGCGTGCCTCGACAAGATGGTTGCCTTGTTGAGCGGTCGAGAGTCTCTTCCCAAGCCCGAGGAAAACGACGGCGCAGGGCTCGGACCCTGGCAGCAGCAGGCTATCGAAGCTCATATCCAGGTGCATATCGGCGGCCCGATCAAGGTCGGAGCGCTCGCCAAAAGCGCCCACGTCAGCATCAGCCGGCTTAACCGGGTGTTCAAGACGAGTTTCGGCAAATCTCCGTCATCCTACATCATGGAAAAGCGCATCAAACGGGCGCAGTATCTCATGGCTATGACCGACGAACCTCTCAGCCAGATCGCCCTGTCATGCGGCTTCTCCCATCAGGCCCATCTGACCAGTGCCTTCCGGAAATGGGTCGGAATATCGCCGAGCGCGCTCCGCCGCTCCCTTCGCGAACGGGAGGTCAATCCTGCCGACTTGGCTCTATAGCTGTTTCAGAAGCGCGAGGGCGCGAAGTACGTCAGCCGTGCCCGCGCCTTCGGTGATCCGCTCGACAACGGGTGCAAGAACGGTCTTTGCGCGCGCAGCCTCTTTACGACGGTGCAGCATCTCGGCAAGGCTTGTCGCCGCCCGTAATTCCCAGGCGACAGCGCCCTGCTCCGAAGCCGTGGTCATGGCAGTTTCGAGCATGGCCAGGGCAGCAGCATCCTCGCCGGCTTTGGCCATATTCAGCGCACCAACCCGTTTCAGCTCGGCGCTGCACCAATGCGGCTGCCCATCCTGGCGCTCCCCATCAGGATCGGCAAACCAGTCGGTATTTGGATCTGGAAGGATGGTCGCTAGAATATGACGATGCAGTCCATCAAGGCTACCGAGGTTGAGCTCAAGGAAATCCGGGATAAGCGGGACACCGCTCCGCATCCTTTTCTCGACGCTGTCATAGCACCGTCCCCAGAACAGCCAGTAGCCCAGGCCGCTGTCGCGCGCGAGCTCCAGCAGCAGATCGATCTCGCGCCTAGCCCTGTCGAGGTCGCCGATCCAGAAAGAGAGAGGAATGATCGTCTGTGCCAGCGAATAGCTCAGACCGACGACATCGTCCTTCAGCCCGACTTCGATGGCCTCCTGGGCAAGATCCGCGGCCTGTTCCGCAAAGCCTTGCAGCCAGAGCAAATTGGAGAAATTTCCGCGTGCTGCCACGCCCTGTTTGTAGATCAGCGTAAGATTGATCGGCGACTGACGGTTCAGCTCGGTCCGCACAAGCGCCGCTCTGCTCAGCTCCATGGATTCGACGAAATCGCCGTTGCGCCAGAGACTGAGGGCGACGATGCGGTGGCTCATCGCCAGCTGCATGGCATCGTTGACCTCAGGTGCAAGTGCTGCGAAGCGCTGGGCGAAAAGCAGCGATTCCAGGTAT
It encodes:
- a CDS encoding alpha/beta fold hydrolase, with the translated sequence MPFIKTSDGTEIFYKDWGPHDAQAIVFHHGWPLSADDWDTQMMFFLEKGYRVIAHDRRGHGRSTQTWTGNEMDTYAADVAALTDVLDLKGAVHVGHSTGGGEVAHYVARAKPGRVSKAVLIGAVPPIMVKSDKNPSGLPIEVFDGFRAALVANRAQFFIDVPAGPFYGFNRSGAKVSQGIIDNWWRQGMMGGAKAHYDCIKAFSETDFTEDLKAITVPTYVMHGDDDQIVPYADSAPLSAKLLKNGTLKTYPGLPHGMCTTHPEIINADLLAFIRGQA
- a CDS encoding helix-turn-helix transcriptional regulator, producing the protein MEEIAALLGATRQLVRIDPRAAEACLDKMVALLSGRESLPKPEENDGAGLGPWQQQAIEAHIQVHIGGPIKVGALAKSAHVSISRLNRVFKTSFGKSPSSYIMEKRIKRAQYLMAMTDEPLSQIALSCGFSHQAHLTSAFRKWVGISPSALRRSLREREVNPADLAL